From one Verrucomicrobiota bacterium genomic stretch:
- a CDS encoding zinc-binding dehydrogenase, with the protein MKQIAQYQDGRLELQEVPLPALPPGGVLVRTTHSVISIGTEKMKVEQARMNLLQKARARPDQVRKVLDTARNLGWKNALEKVRNRLETPTPLGYSAAGIIEAVDPLNTRFRVGDRVACAGAECAFHAEWIALPDLLVAKIPDRVEGWQASYTTLAAIAMQAVRQAEPSLGDRFLVMGQGLIGLLITNLLQLAGARVLAVDLQAAREKYARLAGAERFVIPGAQNLPDCVRDWTEGMGVDAAIVCTATQSNAPIEQSAEALRDRGRLVDVGITKIELPWKIFYEKELEVRFSRSYGPGRYDPSYEWGGHDYPVGYVRWTEQRNFDACLHLMATGGLKLAELTTKRAPFENALEIYAALGNPGTEDIGVVLEYRPGKASLSEAKPGAPARNLETRKESKLDSACSVVDVIGAGNFARTMLLPHLKGRVELGWVVNQTSLSANHVRTKFGFASAGTDPAQALSAAGRRAVLIATRHHLHEQHVVAALTAGRPVFVEKPLCLTLAELRSIDRTVQDRQGHVQVGFNRRFAPASLELQRALARCPGPKSATFLVNAGRLDPQHWYAHPAESGGRVLGEACHFFDYLCFLLGSPVRRVTAQPIGPVGGRLPFPDSIAAQIEFADGSSGQLIYSGDGDSSFPKESLTVFASGLVGRIENFQELTLHSGRKERRFRYTSKGHAEQMASWLAFLSGHAEPPLPYAVARESMRLTFAALESIRSSAPVEMDRFEA; encoded by the coding sequence GTGAAACAAATCGCGCAATACCAGGACGGGCGGCTCGAACTCCAGGAAGTGCCGTTGCCCGCCCTTCCTCCCGGAGGGGTGCTCGTGCGCACGACCCATTCCGTCATCAGCATCGGCACCGAGAAGATGAAGGTCGAGCAGGCTCGCATGAATCTCCTGCAAAAAGCCCGCGCCCGTCCCGATCAAGTCCGCAAGGTGCTCGACACCGCCCGCAATTTGGGATGGAAAAACGCGCTCGAAAAAGTCCGCAACCGGCTGGAGACCCCAACCCCCCTCGGCTACAGCGCAGCCGGAATCATCGAGGCGGTGGATCCACTCAACACGCGTTTTCGCGTCGGCGACCGCGTGGCTTGTGCCGGAGCGGAATGCGCCTTTCATGCCGAATGGATCGCGCTGCCCGATTTGCTGGTGGCAAAAATTCCCGACCGCGTCGAAGGCTGGCAAGCCTCCTACACCACCCTCGCGGCCATCGCCATGCAAGCTGTGCGCCAGGCCGAGCCATCCCTCGGCGACCGGTTCTTGGTCATGGGCCAGGGGCTCATCGGCTTGCTCATCACCAACCTTCTCCAGTTGGCCGGGGCGCGCGTGCTTGCCGTGGATCTTCAAGCGGCCCGCGAAAAATACGCCCGCCTCGCCGGAGCCGAACGTTTTGTCATTCCCGGCGCTCAAAATCTGCCGGATTGCGTCCGGGATTGGACCGAGGGCATGGGGGTCGATGCCGCAATCGTCTGCACCGCCACTCAAAGCAACGCCCCCATCGAGCAGTCCGCCGAAGCGCTGCGTGACCGCGGACGTCTCGTCGATGTGGGCATCACCAAGATCGAACTGCCCTGGAAGATTTTTTACGAGAAAGAGCTCGAAGTGCGTTTTTCCCGTTCCTACGGACCCGGACGCTATGATCCGTCGTATGAATGGGGCGGACACGATTACCCCGTCGGCTATGTTCGCTGGACCGAACAGCGGAATTTCGACGCGTGCCTTCATCTCATGGCGACAGGAGGCCTCAAATTGGCCGAACTGACCACGAAGCGGGCGCCGTTCGAGAATGCCCTCGAAATCTATGCCGCGCTCGGCAACCCCGGAACCGAAGACATTGGCGTGGTCCTGGAATATCGGCCCGGGAAGGCATCCCTTTCAGAGGCGAAACCGGGGGCTCCGGCGCGAAACCTGGAAACGCGAAAGGAATCGAAACTCGACTCAGCCTGTTCGGTGGTGGATGTCATCGGAGCGGGAAATTTCGCCCGCACCATGTTGCTGCCGCATCTCAAGGGCCGTGTGGAACTCGGCTGGGTGGTGAATCAAACCTCGCTCAGCGCCAACCACGTTCGGACCAAATTCGGATTCGCGTCGGCAGGCACCGATCCCGCGCAAGCTCTGAGCGCCGCGGGCCGGCGAGCGGTCTTGATCGCGACCCGTCATCATCTGCATGAACAGCATGTCGTGGCCGCGTTGACCGCTGGACGCCCCGTGTTTGTCGAAAAGCCCCTCTGCCTCACCCTGGCGGAACTGAGATCCATCGACCGGACCGTCCAGGATCGCCAAGGGCATGTCCAGGTCGGCTTCAACCGGCGCTTCGCCCCGGCCAGCCTGGAACTCCAACGCGCCCTGGCTCGTTGTCCCGGCCCGAAATCGGCAACCTTCCTCGTCAATGCCGGAAGGCTCGATCCCCAGCATTGGTACGCCCATCCGGCGGAAAGCGGCGGACGTGTTTTGGGCGAGGCCTGCCATTTCTTCGATTACCTGTGTTTTCTGCTCGGCTCGCCGGTGCGACGCGTCACCGCCCAGCCCATCGGCCCTGTCGGAGGGCGCCTGCCCTTTCCGGACAGCATCGCGGCGCAGATCGAATTTGCCGATGGATCGAGCGGCCAATTGATCTATTCGGGCGACGGAGATTCGTCCTTTCCGAAGGAGTCGCTCACCGTTTTTGCATCGGGCTTGGTGGGACGCATCGAGAATTTTCAAGAACTCACCCTCCACTCCGGACGCAAAGAGCGCCGTTTTCGCTACACATCCAAGGGCCATGCGGAGCAAATGGCCTCGTGGCTTGCCTTCCTCTCCGGGCACGCGGAGCCACCCCTGCCCTATGCGGTCGCAAGGGAGAGCATGCGACTGACCTTCGCCGCGCTGGAATCCATCCGATCCTCGGCCCCCGTCGAAATGGATCGCTTCGAGGCTTAG
- a CDS encoding phosphomethylpyrimidine synthase, translating into MIADKSFIQPHSSEPLPNSRRIYASGTLHPGVRVPMREIALAPTKSMSGTLHQNESVRVYDCSGPWGDPAFTGSVEQGLPALRREWILARGDVEEIDGREVKPQDNGYLSGQHAEYASKAEKNRLLEFPGMPSQPRRPLRALSGKVVTQLAYARAGIITPEMEFIAIRENMGRTQMADGRSKIGDLSRDIVRNDLDKQHIGSSQLPTSNSYLPSIFRRFPQRIPVEITPEFVRAEVAAGRAIIPNNINHPESEPMIIGRNFLVKINANIGNSAVASSIEEEVEKMRWATKW; encoded by the coding sequence ATGATTGCCGACAAATCATTCATCCAGCCGCACAGTTCCGAGCCTTTGCCCAACAGCCGCAGGATCTACGCCTCCGGCACCCTCCATCCCGGTGTACGCGTGCCCATGCGCGAGATCGCCCTCGCCCCCACCAAGAGCATGAGCGGAACCTTGCACCAGAACGAGTCCGTCCGCGTCTATGATTGCTCCGGGCCCTGGGGCGACCCCGCGTTTACCGGCAGCGTAGAGCAAGGGCTTCCCGCGTTGCGCCGCGAATGGATCCTCGCCCGCGGCGACGTGGAGGAGATTGACGGTCGCGAAGTGAAGCCGCAGGACAACGGCTACCTCTCCGGCCAACACGCCGAATACGCGAGCAAAGCCGAGAAGAACCGTCTCCTGGAGTTCCCCGGCATGCCTTCGCAACCACGCCGCCCCCTCCGCGCCCTATCCGGGAAGGTCGTCACGCAACTCGCCTACGCCCGCGCGGGCATCATCACACCCGAGATGGAATTCATTGCCATACGCGAGAACATGGGAAGAACGCAGATGGCAGATGGCAGATCGAAGATAGGAGATTTGTCTCGCGACATCGTTCGAAACGATTTGGACAAGCAGCATATCGGCTCATCCCAACTCCCAACTTCCAACTCCTATCTCCCAAGCATCTTCCGCCGCTTCCCCCAACGCATCCCCGTCGAGATCACCCCCGAATTCGTCCGCGCCGAAGTCGCCGCCGGCCGCGCCATCATCCCGAACAACATCAACCATCCCGAGTCCGAGCCGATGATCATCGGGCGCAACTTCCTCGTGAAGATCAACGCCAACATCGGCAACAGCGCCGTCGCGTCCAGCATCGAGGAGGAAGTCGAGAAGATGCGCTGGGCCACCAAATGGG
- the rsmH gene encoding 16S rRNA (cytosine(1402)-N(4))-methyltransferase RsmH, with the protein MPPPSSSAPHAGDSAPRRRRPRYSGKYPRRFEDKYKEHQPDRFGDTVAIVLASGKTPAGTHRPIMVSETLDALRPRPGEIFVDGTLGYGGHALAILPKLVPGGKLIGIDADPIELQKTESRLREQAWSEDLAVIRRSNFAGLPQVLAALGIEAVDGLLVDLGVSSMQLDNPARGFSAKFDGPLDMRMNPARGYPASALLAKSSPASLQLLLESHADEPHAALLASELAGRNFSSTMALADAIRTVHVRVSKADQDASIRRVFQALRIEVNDEFSALETLLRFLPGLLRPGGRAAILTFHSGEDRRVKKAFLAGKSGGWFDDIAPEPVRPSTEERRDNPRSTSAKLRWARRSTRLPEDPVVSVPHPSLK; encoded by the coding sequence CTGCCTCCGCCATCTTCGTCCGCCCCGCACGCAGGTGATTCGGCGCCCCGGCGGCGGAGACCGCGCTATTCAGGGAAATACCCGAGACGATTCGAGGACAAGTACAAGGAACACCAGCCGGATCGATTCGGTGACACGGTGGCCATAGTGCTGGCCAGCGGCAAGACACCCGCTGGCACCCACCGTCCGATCATGGTCTCCGAAACGCTGGACGCGCTCCGCCCTCGTCCAGGTGAAATCTTCGTCGATGGCACGCTTGGATACGGCGGCCACGCCTTGGCCATTCTCCCGAAACTGGTGCCGGGAGGAAAACTGATCGGGATCGACGCGGACCCCATCGAGCTTCAGAAAACCGAGAGCCGATTAAGGGAACAAGCATGGAGTGAAGACCTTGCCGTCATCCGGCGCAGCAACTTTGCCGGACTTCCTCAGGTGCTGGCTGCGCTGGGCATTGAAGCGGTGGATGGACTGCTCGTGGATCTCGGCGTGTCATCAATGCAACTGGACAATCCGGCCCGGGGATTCTCCGCCAAGTTCGACGGCCCGCTCGACATGAGAATGAATCCGGCCAGAGGCTATCCCGCTTCAGCACTCCTCGCGAAGTCCTCCCCGGCCTCTCTCCAGCTTTTGTTGGAGTCGCACGCTGACGAACCGCACGCCGCCTTGCTCGCTTCCGAATTGGCTGGACGAAACTTCTCGAGCACCATGGCCTTGGCGGACGCGATCCGGACGGTTCATGTCCGAGTCTCCAAAGCGGATCAGGACGCTTCGATTCGCCGGGTATTTCAGGCACTGCGCATCGAGGTGAACGACGAGTTTTCGGCTTTGGAAACCCTGTTGCGCTTCCTGCCAGGGCTGTTGCGCCCGGGCGGTCGAGCCGCGATTTTGACCTTTCATTCGGGGGAAGACCGCCGGGTGAAGAAAGCCTTTCTTGCGGGCAAGTCCGGCGGCTGGTTCGACGACATCGCGCCAGAACCAGTCCGCCCCTCGACCGAGGAACGCCGGGACAATCCCCGTTCGACTTCGGCTAAACTTCGGTGGGCGCGGCGTTCGACTCGCCTCCCGGAGGATCCGGTTGTTTCCGTTCCCCATCCATCCCTGAAATAA
- a CDS encoding SMP-30/gluconolactonase/LRE family protein: MNPKPHPATPDRRAFLKASALGALSTALLPSSASAQAARDWTGVIPMRYPDPDLVSLDPRFDKYKLGNTPVQRLYHDPNMLWAEGPAWNGVGRYLLWSDIPNDVQLRWIEDDGRVTTFRSPAGNSNGNTFDFEGRQISCEHGNRRVVRYEYNGRVTVLADRFNGKPFNAPNDAIVHPDGGIWFTDPGYGSMMNYEGWKGALELKEAVYRIDPKSGKIEKVTDEIEKPNGLCFSHDYQKLYVADTGAPRNIKVWDIAGSTQLKNGKVFVNMAMQPRSIKGRDGNFTVGGQGGSDGIRCDVDGNVWASAGWHGAGFDGVHIFAPDGTRIGMILLPEICSNLCFGGKKRNRLFMTGSSSLYAVYVETQGAHIT; the protein is encoded by the coding sequence ATGAATCCTAAACCCCACCCTGCCACACCCGATCGGCGCGCCTTTCTCAAAGCTTCCGCCCTCGGCGCCCTCTCCACAGCCCTGCTTCCATCCTCCGCCAGCGCCCAGGCCGCTCGCGACTGGACCGGTGTCATTCCAATGCGCTATCCGGATCCGGATCTGGTTTCGCTTGATCCGCGTTTCGACAAATACAAATTAGGCAACACGCCAGTCCAGCGGTTGTACCATGACCCAAACATGCTCTGGGCCGAAGGACCCGCCTGGAATGGAGTGGGCCGCTACCTGCTCTGGAGCGACATCCCCAACGACGTGCAATTGCGCTGGATCGAGGACGACGGACGCGTCACCACCTTCCGCAGTCCCGCCGGCAACAGCAACGGCAACACCTTCGACTTTGAAGGACGCCAAATCAGTTGCGAACACGGCAACCGCCGGGTCGTCCGCTACGAATACAACGGTCGCGTGACGGTCCTGGCGGACCGCTTCAACGGCAAGCCGTTCAACGCCCCGAACGACGCCATCGTGCATCCCGACGGCGGCATCTGGTTCACGGATCCGGGCTACGGCAGCATGATGAATTATGAAGGCTGGAAAGGCGCCCTCGAATTGAAGGAAGCCGTCTATCGGATCGATCCCAAGTCGGGCAAGATCGAAAAGGTCACCGACGAAATCGAAAAGCCGAATGGCCTCTGCTTTTCCCACGATTACCAGAAACTTTATGTCGCCGACACCGGAGCGCCGCGGAACATCAAGGTCTGGGACATCGCAGGCTCCACCCAACTCAAAAACGGCAAAGTCTTCGTCAACATGGCGATGCAACCCCGGTCCATCAAAGGACGAGATGGCAACTTCACGGTCGGCGGCCAGGGCGGCTCGGACGGCATTCGTTGCGACGTGGACGGCAACGTCTGGGCCTCGGCGGGATGGCACGGGGCCGGCTTCGACGGGGTCCATATCTTCGCTCCCGACGGCACGCGCATCGGCATGATTCTCCTTCCCGAAATTTGCTCCAACCTTTGCTTCGGAGGCAAAAAGCGCAACCGGCTTTTCATGACCGGCAGCTCCTCACTCTACGCCGTCTACGTGGAAACCCAGGGCGCCCATATCACTTGA
- a CDS encoding thioredoxin domain-containing protein yields the protein MSSIPPASHPSRRPNQLSQEKSPYLLQHQFNPVDWLPWSSEAFRLARESGKPLFLSIGYSTCHWCHVMERETFENKSIASFLNAHFISIKVDREERPDVDKIYMTYVQSTQGGGGWPLNVFLTPDLKPFYGGTYFPPEAKLGRPGFRQLLEHIHEIWTERKADVFASASQTHAQLQKFTAREPEAGRVLTLRELDHAFAKFKDEYDEKHGGFGNAPKFPRPSQPAFMLRQAVRRQDDRALRMVLHTCERMAAGGLHDQLGGGFSRYSVDRKWLVPHFEKMLYDNAQLAGLYLDAYRVSGHPGHAQTVRRLLEYIRRDMTHPEGGFYSAEDADSEGKEGKFYCWTLDEIRTLLAPEEAALAIRYYGITAEGNFHDHSDPQALAGQNVLHVADARLSPGEEPLLQSVQAKLFSARAKRVRPHRDDKILSSWNGLMLGACARAYAILEEPAYLEMARRNLRFLQRRLWDPDTKTLYHRWREGHRDDVQLLDAYAFLASGVLDYYQATLEPSALSFCVELCESMLKGFFDAANGGFWQSAGQASDLILRLKEDYDGAEPSGNSVATGVLLRLATITERPDFREAAEKTLRLFADRLQELPQAVPHLLLALDFWIDVPRRVVVTGNPAEPGTAQLLRNILQVYQPGMVVLGTTGAVEPFAKTLPLAGAPLAYVCTGQTCQAPTRDPAALRSLLIDSPTGGANRLKPRD from the coding sequence ATGAGTTCGATTCCTCCAGCCTCGCATCCCAGCCGACGTCCCAATCAACTTTCTCAAGAGAAGTCGCCCTACCTGCTGCAACACCAATTCAACCCGGTGGATTGGCTGCCATGGAGCTCCGAAGCCTTCCGCCTCGCCCGGGAATCAGGGAAGCCCCTCTTTCTCAGCATCGGTTATTCCACCTGCCACTGGTGCCACGTGATGGAACGGGAGACATTTGAAAACAAATCGATCGCCTCCTTTCTCAACGCGCATTTCATCTCGATCAAGGTGGATCGTGAAGAAAGGCCGGACGTGGACAAAATCTACATGACCTACGTTCAATCGACGCAGGGAGGCGGCGGCTGGCCTTTGAATGTTTTTCTGACTCCAGATCTCAAGCCGTTCTATGGCGGCACCTACTTCCCGCCCGAGGCCAAGCTGGGCCGGCCCGGGTTTCGGCAGTTGCTCGAACACATTCACGAAATCTGGACCGAGCGAAAGGCGGACGTTTTCGCTTCCGCGTCGCAAACGCACGCTCAACTCCAGAAATTCACCGCGAGGGAGCCGGAGGCTGGTCGTGTTCTGACGTTGCGCGAACTCGATCACGCCTTCGCCAAGTTCAAGGATGAATACGACGAAAAGCACGGAGGGTTCGGGAATGCCCCGAAGTTTCCACGACCGAGCCAGCCCGCTTTTATGCTCAGGCAGGCAGTGCGGCGCCAAGATGACCGTGCTCTCCGCATGGTGTTGCACACCTGTGAACGAATGGCGGCCGGAGGGCTGCACGACCAACTCGGCGGCGGATTTTCCCGCTACTCCGTCGATCGGAAATGGCTCGTCCCGCACTTCGAAAAGATGCTCTATGACAACGCCCAACTCGCCGGCCTCTACCTCGACGCCTACCGCGTTTCGGGCCACCCGGGTCACGCGCAAACGGTTCGCCGGCTGCTTGAATACATTCGCCGGGACATGACGCATCCGGAGGGCGGGTTCTACTCCGCGGAAGACGCCGACAGCGAAGGCAAGGAAGGCAAATTCTATTGCTGGACGCTCGATGAGATCCGGACTTTGCTCGCCCCGGAGGAAGCCGCCCTCGCCATCCGCTACTATGGCATCACCGCCGAAGGCAATTTTCACGATCATAGCGATCCCCAGGCGCTGGCGGGCCAAAACGTTCTTCACGTCGCGGACGCCCGGCTCTCCCCGGGCGAGGAACCCTTGCTCCAATCCGTCCAAGCCAAGCTCTTCTCGGCGCGCGCCAAGCGCGTTCGCCCGCATCGGGACGACAAGATCCTTTCTTCCTGGAACGGGTTGATGCTGGGAGCATGCGCCCGCGCCTACGCGATACTGGAGGAACCCGCCTATCTCGAAATGGCCCGCCGCAACCTGCGCTTTTTGCAACGCCGCCTTTGGGATCCGGATACAAAAACACTCTACCACCGCTGGCGCGAGGGGCACCGGGACGACGTTCAATTGCTCGACGCCTACGCCTTCCTCGCTTCCGGAGTCCTGGACTATTATCAAGCCACGCTGGAACCTTCGGCGCTGAGCTTCTGCGTCGAGTTGTGCGAGTCGATGTTGAAAGGATTTTTCGACGCGGCGAATGGCGGTTTTTGGCAAAGCGCCGGCCAGGCTTCCGATCTGATTCTCCGGCTCAAGGAGGACTACGACGGTGCCGAGCCGTCGGGAAACTCGGTGGCCACCGGGGTCTTGCTTCGGCTGGCCACCATCACGGAACGGCCGGATTTTCGCGAGGCCGCGGAGAAGACGCTGCGTCTGTTCGCCGACCGCCTGCAGGAACTGCCCCAGGCGGTGCCTCACCTCCTCCTCGCGCTCGATTTTTGGATCGATGTACCCCGCCGGGTGGTCGTCACCGGAAACCCCGCCGAACCGGGCACCGCGCAGCTCTTGCGGAACATCCTTCAGGTTTACCAGCCCGGCATGGTCGTGCTGGGAACCACGGGTGCCGTTGAACCCTTCGCCAAGACCCTGCCCCTGGCCGGAGCCCCGCTCGCCTATGTCTGCACCGGCCAAACCTGCCAGGCGCCGACCCGGGATCCGGCCGCGCTCCGCTCACTCCTGATCGACAGCCCCACCGGGGGCGCGAACCGCTTGAAACCTCGGGATTAA
- a CDS encoding phenylacetate--CoA ligase family protein yields MSLEDRLYPLLGLYERLPESVRQGLGWCYRRLPARMRWGRSYLDFRRLAEESESWNAEEIEAYQIKQLRRTLHHAMSTCPYYQSAFLQAGFKPEHLQNLRQLSICPTLEKRNLIDHLPNLVSREVPESKRLYITTGGSTGVPAGFYLEKGVSRPKEQAFLEAMWRRAGYEDGLKLAVIRGHVTSSDSKGRIVSHDPTRNWLMLSSYHLMEDRLSEYLEALETFRPEMLHAYPSAALQLAEFLERHGQSWRIPLRAVLCGSERLTLPQKRMLERVFGCRVYRWYGHAERVVLAGEGRKSEWFHFFPAYGLVEFGPPDEEGLREIIGTSFHNQAMPLIRYRTGDLARLAEDSDSVRREWPWPAVVEVVGRDQEFLLGAHGRRISLTAFNMHDDVFDGLYAVQFFQEEPGKVEFRFVPGPQFHRSRLERVEQGIRRKLGDDFQLVLREVKEVEKTARGKHRWLVSTLPGAGLRS; encoded by the coding sequence ATGAGTCTTGAGGACCGGTTGTATCCCCTGCTCGGCCTGTACGAACGCCTTCCCGAAAGCGTTCGCCAGGGGTTGGGCTGGTGTTACCGCCGGCTCCCGGCCCGCATGCGCTGGGGACGGTCCTATCTCGATTTTCGGCGGCTGGCAGAGGAATCGGAATCCTGGAACGCGGAGGAAATCGAAGCGTACCAGATCAAACAGCTCCGGCGCACCCTGCATCACGCCATGAGCACCTGCCCCTACTATCAGAGCGCGTTCCTGCAAGCGGGCTTCAAACCCGAACATCTCCAAAATCTCCGCCAGCTTTCCATTTGTCCCACCCTCGAGAAACGCAACCTGATCGACCACCTTCCCAACCTGGTGTCGAGAGAGGTTCCAGAATCCAAACGCCTTTATATCACCACCGGAGGCTCCACCGGAGTGCCCGCCGGCTTCTATCTCGAAAAGGGTGTCAGCCGCCCCAAAGAACAGGCGTTTCTTGAAGCCATGTGGAGACGGGCGGGCTACGAGGATGGACTGAAACTCGCCGTGATCCGCGGGCACGTCACGAGTTCCGATTCCAAAGGCCGTATCGTTTCCCACGACCCAACCCGCAACTGGCTGATGCTCTCCTCCTACCATCTCATGGAGGACCGCCTGTCCGAGTACCTTGAAGCCCTCGAAACATTCCGTCCGGAAATGTTGCACGCCTATCCTTCCGCGGCCCTGCAACTGGCCGAGTTTCTTGAACGTCACGGACAATCCTGGCGCATTCCATTGCGGGCGGTGCTCTGCGGGTCGGAACGTCTGACCCTCCCTCAGAAACGCATGTTGGAGCGCGTGTTCGGCTGCCGCGTTTACCGGTGGTACGGCCATGCCGAACGCGTGGTGTTGGCCGGCGAAGGGCGAAAAAGCGAGTGGTTCCACTTTTTTCCGGCCTACGGCCTGGTCGAATTCGGCCCCCCCGACGAGGAAGGTTTGCGGGAAATCATCGGCACCTCGTTCCACAACCAGGCCATGCCTCTCATTCGATACCGAACAGGCGATCTCGCGCGACTGGCGGAGGATTCGGATTCAGTCCGGCGCGAATGGCCCTGGCCGGCCGTCGTGGAAGTGGTGGGGCGGGATCAAGAATTCCTCCTCGGCGCCCACGGGCGCAGGATCAGCCTGACGGCCTTCAATATGCACGACGACGTTTTCGACGGGCTCTATGCGGTGCAGTTCTTCCAGGAGGAGCCCGGAAAGGTGGAATTTCGCTTCGTGCCCGGCCCCCAGTTTCACCGGTCGCGCCTGGAGCGCGTCGAACAAGGCATCCGGCGCAAGCTCGGCGACGACTTTCAACTCGTGCTGCGCGAGGTCAAGGAAGTGGAGAAAACGGCGCGAGGCAAACACCGCTGGCTGGTCAGCACATTGCCGGGCGCCGGTTTACGCAGTTGA